In Bacteroides coprosuis DSM 18011, the following are encoded in one genomic region:
- a CDS encoding Heparinase II/III family protein (InterPro IPR012480~KEGG: bth:BT_4657 heparinase III protein~PFAM: Heparinase II/III-like~SPTR: Heparinase III protein;~IMG reference gene:2504107708~PFAM: Heparinase II/III-like protein) — MFRKTFTLSVLFFLCIGFAFCSGDNVKLEDVQKDPSTEDPTGGDKEEDKGTIDEDLVTENGVRVKAFAMLNLDRAGLEQVKLAVDAKDYDLAAERLLEYYRQAKAFVHPSFDINNVTVSDQDQLWADNGMQHIFQSVKGFDPLYYDRLNEDTGEKEIDWTYWPKKDNEIRWQLHRMYWWVPMGKVYYTTKNEEYAKEWVFQYQDWAKKNPMPTEEMVNVGARPNKDNYDFTWRPLEVSHRIEDQIIQFQLFLNAESFTAAFLTEFLINYANHANYILKNYTPEGNHLLFQAQRMMYAGICFPELKEADTWLNSGITKLNEQIEEQVYADGMHYEMDLGYHLAAIDIFYQALRVATLNDKASVFPQSYKDIIRKMITVTYNTNYPNDIAPLFSDGRQGSSAVMKRNYNGWLDLFPNDQELMYFASESRQEGAHPNYLSKAFKESGFYVFRNDWSKGVIQMVVKNTPKAGWHNQPDNGTFELWYQGQNLFPDSGAYSYGGDKAANQDRNWFRQTKVHNTLTLDGKNVNSQPKLVAWNAEGEGKTDYLVIENESYPNLKHRRTVYFVEKKFFVILDEAIGNAEGDVAIHYNFVEGETTSNEKNFYAATTFDNKNVALRCYAPEGTSMQKSVGKVSYEYNKYKERDAYAFSYKKQASESSVKFVTVIFPNKKAPAASRIVWLNQEDADAKEMHFKIFSAEYHIPYL, encoded by the coding sequence ATGTTTAGAAAAACGTTTACACTTAGTGTCCTATTTTTCCTGTGTATAGGCTTTGCTTTTTGTTCGGGCGACAATGTGAAATTGGAAGATGTGCAAAAAGACCCTTCAACGGAAGATCCAACAGGGGGTGACAAGGAAGAAGATAAAGGCACTATTGACGAAGATCTAGTAACCGAAAATGGTGTTCGAGTAAAAGCATTTGCAATGCTTAATTTAGATAGAGCTGGTTTAGAACAAGTAAAATTGGCTGTAGATGCTAAGGATTATGATTTAGCAGCAGAAAGATTATTGGAATATTACAGACAAGCAAAAGCTTTTGTTCATCCTTCTTTTGATATTAATAACGTAACAGTTTCCGATCAAGATCAGCTTTGGGCAGATAATGGTATGCAACATATCTTTCAATCTGTAAAAGGATTTGATCCTCTTTACTACGATAGACTGAATGAAGATACTGGCGAAAAGGAAATTGATTGGACTTATTGGCCAAAGAAAGACAATGAAATTCGTTGGCAGCTACACCGTATGTATTGGTGGGTTCCAATGGGAAAAGTGTACTACACCACTAAAAATGAAGAGTATGCTAAAGAGTGGGTTTTCCAATATCAAGATTGGGCTAAGAAAAATCCGATGCCCACAGAAGAGATGGTAAATGTAGGTGCTCGTCCTAATAAAGACAATTACGACTTTACATGGCGTCCACTCGAAGTAAGTCATCGTATAGAAGACCAAATTATTCAGTTTCAATTATTCTTAAATGCAGAAAGTTTTACTGCTGCATTCCTTACAGAATTCTTGATAAACTATGCCAACCATGCCAACTATATCTTGAAAAATTATACTCCAGAAGGAAATCACTTGCTATTCCAAGCACAAAGAATGATGTATGCTGGTATTTGTTTCCCAGAGTTAAAAGAGGCAGATACTTGGTTGAATAGTGGTATTACAAAATTGAATGAGCAGATTGAAGAGCAGGTGTATGCAGATGGAATGCACTATGAGATGGACTTAGGTTATCACTTAGCTGCAATTGATATTTTCTATCAAGCATTGCGTGTGGCTACATTAAATGATAAGGCAAGCGTATTCCCACAATCGTACAAAGACATCATCAGAAAGATGATTACGGTAACCTACAATACCAATTATCCAAATGATATTGCTCCTTTGTTTAGTGATGGCAGACAAGGTTCTTCAGCTGTAATGAAAAGAAACTACAACGGTTGGTTGGACCTATTCCCTAATGATCAAGAATTGATGTACTTTGCTTCAGAATCTCGTCAAGAAGGTGCACATCCCAATTATCTTTCAAAAGCGTTTAAGGAATCAGGGTTCTATGTATTTCGTAACGATTGGAGTAAAGGTGTAATCCAGATGGTTGTTAAAAACACACCCAAAGCAGGTTGGCACAATCAACCCGATAATGGAACTTTTGAACTTTGGTATCAAGGTCAGAATCTATTCCCAGATAGTGGTGCATACTCTTATGGAGGAGATAAAGCAGCGAATCAAGATAGAAACTGGTTCCGTCAGACAAAAGTACACAATACTTTAACTCTAGATGGTAAGAATGTCAACTCTCAACCTAAGCTAGTAGCTTGGAATGCCGAAGGAGAAGGAAAAACAGATTATCTAGTTATAGAAAATGAAAGTTACCCCAACTTAAAGCACCGTAGAACTGTTTATTTCGTTGAGAAAAAATTCTTTGTGATTTTAGATGAAGCAATAGGTAATGCAGAAGGTGATGTAGCTATCCACTATAATTTTGTAGAAGGAGAAACTACCTCTAATGAAAAGAACTTCTATGCTGCAACCACTTTTGATAATAAAAACGTAGCACTTCGCTGCTATGCTCCCGAGGGTACTTCTATGCAGAAATCTGTAGGTAAGGTATCTTATGAATATAATAAATATAAAGAAAGAGATGCTTATGCATTTAGTTATAAGAAGCAAGCATCAGAATCAAGTGTGAAATTTGTTACTGTGATATTCCCCAACAAAAAAGCTCCAGCAGCATCTCGTATTGTTTGGTTAAATCAAGAGGATGCCGATGCGAAAGAAATGCACTTCAAGATATTTAGTGCAGAATATCACATACCTTATTTATAA
- a CDS encoding helix-turn-helix domain protein (InterPro IPR001387~KEGG: pmz:HMPREF0659_A5129 helix-turn-helix protein~PFAM: Helix-turn-helix type 3~SMART: Helix-turn-helix type 3~SPTR: Helix-turn-helix protein;~IMG reference gene:2504107709~PFAM: Helix-turn-helix), with translation MKKNINNLKDKNCGSNHLTLSHEIAEKIQSLLSVKKISLTEFASQIGESESHIQEWLSGTFNFTLEIIAKIQQVLQEPIIQLYQSPKHLLVKYTHELSEQATRHHISEVNEYHIVFEHLLKDIENKTNLAH, from the coding sequence ATGAAGAAGAATATTAATAATTTAAAGGATAAGAACTGTGGCTCAAATCACCTTACTCTATCCCATGAAATAGCTGAGAAAATACAGAGCCTTCTAAGCGTAAAGAAGATTTCTCTCACCGAATTTGCCAGCCAAATAGGCGAATCGGAAAGTCATATTCAAGAGTGGCTTAGCGGTACTTTTAACTTTACCCTAGAGATTATTGCCAAAATACAGCAAGTACTACAAGAACCGATTATTCAGCTGTACCAATCTCCTAAACATTTATTGGTGAAATATACACACGAATTAAGCGAACAAGCTACCCGTCACCACATTTCTGAAGTCAACGAATACCACATCGTGTTTGAACATCTTCTCAAAGATATTGAGAACAAGACTAATTTAGCGCACTAG
- a CDS encoding hypothetical protein (KEGG: phu:Phum_PHUM061060 class A rhodopsin-like G-protein coupled receptor GPRrk, putative~SPTR: TonB dependent/ligand-gated channel;~IMG reference gene:2504107710) yields the protein MKHTLLLLLSFFLFPIGIYAQEKKTISYDIEAGLFSSLLEDGVPWYLGFKLNYNLNRFSAVYAGANLNFARIEQSRKFGEYTTYSLDAPLVNLNTSIGAKVFTPLTVKIGVMADASFLFSPIPFNLVRLDEEKLSVTGGVYESDRYLKGVYTHFNPTFKISAYLFFKIPSVDDARMYVGYSVSNYNILNSYYRAEVHGVKLKDYFDLKTGRSTLSLFAGVTF from the coding sequence ATGAAACACACACTTCTTTTACTACTCTCTTTTTTTCTCTTTCCGATCGGTATATATGCCCAAGAGAAGAAAACAATTTCTTATGATATTGAGGCAGGTCTATTTAGCTCACTCTTGGAGGATGGCGTTCCGTGGTATTTGGGCTTTAAGTTGAATTATAATCTCAATCGTTTTTCGGCAGTATATGCTGGAGCCAATCTAAATTTTGCTCGAATAGAGCAAAGTCGTAAATTTGGAGAATATACAACCTACTCACTAGATGCACCTCTTGTAAACTTAAATACATCCATTGGAGCCAAAGTCTTTACCCCTTTAACAGTTAAGATAGGGGTGATGGCAGATGCTTCGTTCCTTTTCTCTCCAATTCCTTTTAACTTAGTACGTTTAGATGAAGAAAAGCTATCTGTTACAGGGGGTGTTTATGAATCGGATAGATATCTCAAGGGAGTGTACACTCATTTTAACCCGACCTTTAAAATAAGTGCGTACTTATTCTTCAAAATACCATCAGTAGATGATGCTCGTATGTATGTGGGTTATTCTGTAAGTAATTATAATATTTTAAACTCTTACTACCGAGCTGAAGTCCATGGAGTAAAACTTAAGGATTACTTTGATTTGAAAACGGGTAGATCTACCCTCAGCTTATTTGCTGGAGTTACTTTTTAG
- a CDS encoding hypothetical protein (KEGG: pca:Pcar_2241 tryptophan synthase subunit alpha~SPTR: Tryptophan synthase alpha chain;~IMG reference gene:2504107711) encodes MNKDFLIYSHLFLAAILIGVAFYVEEPFLRRGSYLSAIGIAYMVVKKSNVDEFCGRTWWDHLFSVVLVCTAAYSIAFLFFAYSTFEIKLGIAALLALVGLVGGWRIKQQHKEEC; translated from the coding sequence ATGAATAAGGATTTTTTAATTTACTCACATCTCTTTCTTGCAGCCATTTTAATTGGAGTTGCTTTTTATGTTGAAGAACCTTTTTTGCGTAGAGGATCATACCTTTCTGCTATCGGCATAGCCTATATGGTCGTAAAAAAATCAAATGTAGATGAGTTTTGTGGCAGAACTTGGTGGGATCATCTCTTCTCAGTAGTATTAGTTTGTACTGCTGCTTACTCCATAGCTTTCCTCTTTTTTGCCTATTCTACATTTGAAATCAAGCTAGGTATAGCTGCCTTATTAGCTCTTGTGGGTCTTGTAGGGGGTTGGAGAATAAAACAACAACATAAGGAAGAGTGCTAA
- a CDS encoding hypothetical protein (KEGG: hmg:100214941 similar to predicted protein~SPTR: Putative uncharacterized protein;~IMG reference gene:2504107712) → MSIKKSDVSFLTQVPSIMNQLSETFHHLQVELESYYEDLADYWADLIEENPDLEIDAERDENREIFFIDSVENECPWEDSEIELTYRIDLFNDEENPLWIEYGYYCDESQHVICFELFNYSANVIRVLKDQIETQIADKWKYGVTINSSIYLEFDITEDFSSEQIKACAEDFKTYLLTPATKEYLKQMKH, encoded by the coding sequence ATGAGTATCAAAAAATCAGATGTTTCTTTTCTCACCCAAGTTCCCTCAATCATGAATCAGCTATCGGAAACCTTTCACCACTTACAAGTGGAGTTGGAGAGTTATTATGAAGATTTAGCCGATTATTGGGCTGATTTAATAGAAGAGAATCCTGATTTGGAAATTGATGCCGAGAGAGATGAAAATAGAGAGATTTTCTTTATTGATTCTGTAGAAAATGAATGTCCTTGGGAAGATTCTGAAATTGAATTAACCTACCGTATCGACTTGTTCAATGACGAGGAAAACCCACTGTGGATAGAGTATGGGTATTATTGTGATGAATCTCAGCATGTCATCTGCTTTGAATTATTCAACTATTCGGCAAATGTGATACGGGTGCTGAAAGACCAGATAGAAACACAGATTGCTGATAAATGGAAATATGGTGTAACGATCAACTCTAGTATCTACCTCGAATTTGATATTACCGAAGATTTCTCATCTGAGCAAATTAAAGCGTGTGCCGAAGATTTTAAAACTTATCTGCTTACTCCAGCTACAAAGGAATATCTAAAGCAAATGAAACACTAA